The following are encoded together in the Citrus sinensis cultivar Valencia sweet orange chromosome 1, DVS_A1.0, whole genome shotgun sequence genome:
- the LOC102617530 gene encoding 2-hydroxyisoflavanone dehydratase, with product MASTTTNKEVEKELLPLVRVYKDGSVERLLGSPYVPPSSPDADPTTGVSSKDITNISQNPAISLSARLYLPKLTDHHQKLPIFVYFHGGGFCIESAFSFLNHRYLNILVSEARVLAVSVEYRLAPEHPLPAAYEDCWAALQWVATHRNKIDDHENYSSNNKEAWLLNHGDFERVFIGGDSAGGNIVHNIAMRAGEGDHDNHESSLKESTGVKILGAFLGHPYFWGSNPIGSEPVGDNRENNFLHLSWEFVYPTAPGGIDNPMVNPVGEGKPNLAKLGCSRLLVCVAEKDQLRDRGIWYFNAVKESGFQGEAELFEVKGEDHAFHFFNPKTEIAKIMFQTLSSFLNN from the coding sequence ATGGCATCCACAACCACAAACAAAGAAGTAGAGAAAGAGCTTCTCCCATTAGTCAGAGTCTACAAAGATGGTTCGGTAGAGCGTCTTTTAGGCTCACCTTATGTCCCTCCATCATCACCTGATGCTGATCCGACGACTGGAGTCTCATCAAAAGACATAACCAATATCTCCCAAAACCCCGCCATATCATTATCAGCCCGCCTCTACCTCCCAAAACTCACTGATCATCATCAAAAACTCCCAATCTTTGTCTACTTTCACGGCGGTGGCTTTTGCATCGAATCCGCCTTCTCATTTCTTAACCACAGATACCTCAACATCTTAGTCTCTGAAGCTCGAGTACTCGCAGTCTCTGTAGAATACAGGCTAGCCCCAGAGCACCCTCTTCCTGCAGCATATGAAGACTGCTGGGCTGCTCTTCAATGGGTTGCAACTCATCGTAACAAAATCGATGATCATGAAAACTACTCCAGTAACAACAAAGAGGCCTGGTTATTGAACCACGGCGATTTTGAGAGAGTCTTTATTGGCGGTGACAGCGCAGGAGGCAATATAGTTCACAATATAGCTATGCGAGCGGGTGAAGGTGATCATGATAATCACGAGTCTTCATTGAAGGAGAGTACTGGTGTTAAGATCTTGGGAGCATTTCTTGGGCATCCTTACTTCTGGGGATCAAATCCAATTGGTTCAGAGCCTGTTGGTGATAATCgtgagaataattttttacatttaagtTGGGAATTTGTGTATCCGACAGCGCCTGGAGGTATTGATAATCCAATGGTCAATCCTGTTGGTGAAGGCAAGCCGAATCTGGCTAAGCTTGGTTGTTCAAGGCTTCTGGTTTGTGTTGCTGAGAAGGATCAGCTGAGAGATAGAGGAATTTGGTATTTTAATGCAGTCAAGGAAAGTGGGTTTCAAGGAGAAGCGGAGCTGTTTGAAGTCAAGGGAGAGGATCAcgcttttcatttttttaatccgAAGACTGAGATTGCCAAGATTATGTTCCAAACCTTGTCCAGTTTTCTCAACAACTAA